Proteins encoded within one genomic window of Triticum aestivum cultivar Chinese Spring chromosome 2D, IWGSC CS RefSeq v2.1, whole genome shotgun sequence:
- the LOC123050067 gene encoding transmembrane protein 45A has protein sequence MGSFNGHVLPGTLFLAVGLWRVWSAVARFAADPPAFRVRAWCPLELPGAPRLLELYVVAGGTFLDMCLELGGGVLAGRGAGVAPESSLIYLEHAGMLLMFFLFGALALLSQKRSRYLPLTDGELCLVAAAAFTSEFLLLSYHSATHAGLEGYYHHLLVILISLCILATVLGALLPASFPVDVAAGMLMALQGLWFYQTALTLYGPMLPDGCDRDASGHQVDCHSRAAEERAEQLANFQLFGAVFLAFVYVLGCYAVAAAMYGHPDLAAMHDEHVAALECRGGGGACAEECVV, from the exons ATGGGGTCGTTTAATGGCCACGTTCTGCCAGGGACGCTGTTCCTGGCGGTGGGCCTGTGGCGGGTGTGGTCCGCCGTCGCGCGCTTCGCCGCCGACCCGCCGGCGTTCCGCGTCCGCGCGTGGTGCCCCCTCGAGCTCCCCGGGGCGCCCCGCCTCCTGGAGCTCTACGTGGTGGCCGGCGGCACGTTCCTCGACATGTGCCtggagctcggcggcggcgtcctggCCGGCCGCGGCGCTGGGGTCGCCCCGGAGTCCAGCCTCATCTACCTCGAGCACGCCGGCATGCTCCTCATGTTCTTCCTCTTCGGCGCGCTCGCCCTCCTCTCCCAGAAGCGCAGCAG GTACCTGCCCCTGACCGACGGCGAGCTGTgcctggtggcggcggcagcgttCACGTCGGAATTCCTGCTCTTGTCCTACCACTCGGCCACCCACGCAGGGCTGGAGGGGTACTACCACCACCTCCTCGTCATCCTCATCAGCCTCTGCATCCTCGCCACCGTCCTTGGCGCGCTCTTGCCGGCGAGCTTCCCCGTCGACGTCGCTGCCGGCATGCTCATGGCGCTGCAGGGGCTGTGGTTCTACCAGACGGCGCTCACGCTGTACGGCCCCATGCTCCCGGACGGGTGCGACCGAGATGCCAGCGgccaccaagtcgactgccacAGCCGCGCCGCGGAGGAACGCGCCGAGCAGCTGGCTAACTTCCAGCTGTTCGGGGCTGTGTTCCTCGCCTTCGTCTACGTGCTTGGGTGCTATGCCGTCGCCGCGGCCATGTACGGGCACCCTGACCTGGCGGCCATGCATGACGAGCACGTCGCCGCTCTCGAgtgccgcggcggcggtggcgcctgCGCCGAGGAGTGCGTGGTCTAG